The segment taaactggattTATAATAGATCTTATCTATAACTAGTTGTAAATcagtttatttgatgaaattgcactttgttgtttcttgttcttctgagtttgtttccttctggttgaaacgctcttattgtaagtcgctgtGGATTAAATGTAATGGAACTCACCAGGAAACCACTCCCAGGGCTTTCACACCTTTGTAACTGTAACACCTGTAGGCATTGTTGTAGAGTGGGCTGGtaggagcaggagacaggcaTTATGGGTAGACAAAGGACTGCCTGGGACCTGTTGGAGACCAGCTGCTCCTCAGCTCAGATGTTCTGTTCTTTTATTAATTACTTCTGTCTGTCCGGAGTTTCTCCActttttgaacacaacaaaTGACAAtagatattttattcaaaacaattcAAGAACTGAGTCAGAATTATATTTGATCCAAAAGTACTTTTCATCAAATGATTTTTGATTTAGAAGACATTTGTTCAGAATACATTCTTCTCCCGTTGTCACGGTTAGTGAGTTGCACCTCTTGCGTATCTGATGCCATCATAACTTCACAGCTGAGCCGGATGAGTGTGATATTCTGCGACTGTTTATCTGTCACCTATCCGAGCGGTTGTTAAACACTCACAGTCCTGCAGCGTTTAGCAACTTCACGTCCAATCCAGCAGTTGTTCACACGTTGGTGATGTTAGTTCTGGGTCCAGGTGAGAATGTCTGGTTCATGATCCAAACATAACgtattgcaccgattgtagAACATtaaggtctcttttgttggaaCAAgtcatttcacagtggaaacattaAAGGACCATGAGGGTTCTGTTGGTCGGGTCAGAAGCATCACgagtaaacacagacacaaagtgtTTAGCTTCCTGGTTCCCATGAAGTCGGGCGGAGCTTCACACCTTTGATAAATATCCTTGAAAAttaatgctttgctacttgttaaaagccaaagcctttcatgtaatgatttttcacatgtcatttatattattatattaaattttagaacccattgtggcccacGAGTCAgaaagtttgccccccccctgatATGACTAAAATTTTCTTAGTTTTTGtcgacaaaaacattttcatctaaaaacaaaaactaaatcaaaaacAGCTGCCAAAACGAACACTACCGTaaacctgcagctcctccaacgCCGCCTATAAACATCAGAAGTGGTCCTAAGCTACTTTAACTCCACTCATTCACATTTCACACGCGGATGAACTTACCCTTCattacctttttcttttttatttgcaaCCCAACAAAGGTGTCCACAGTAAACATCTTCCCTTCACCATTTTGTCCACTAATGGAAACCTCAAACTTTTCCACCACAGTGATCTGaagcctcatttaaaaaaaaagaggatgaccTGAGAATCACAGACTATCCTCCCAGTTCCCAGTCATTGTCCTAACAAGGTGGTCCAGGCTTCTTCAAGTCCGTCCAGTAGTTCACCAGGTCTTGTGAAGACCCCAGAATGTAGGTGATGATCTTGGAGTACTCACAGCGGTCGTATCTCTGGTTGTAGGCCCTGAACTGGGAGGGATCTGGCGGTGATGTCGGCGCAAGTCCAAGCTTCTTCATGCACATTCCGATATAAGCGTCCTCGATGTTGAAGGGTCTGATGGATTTTGAGACCTCGACAAATTTCTTGGGAAGGTCGTTGGAGAAAACGTAACCCATGCCGAGAGTGTAGGTTGGGTACGTGGGATCCGGGTACATCTCCAGAGGGACGTACCACTTGGAGTCCTTTGACCGGACAACCGGCCGGTTCCACATGAGCATCCCAGTCAGGTAGTCCACTTTAGGGGTGCCCGGCTTCTGTAGCATCAACACCAAGTTGTCAATGTTCAAGAACATGTCAGAGTCGATCTTCATGGCATATGCGGCCGTTGGGCAGCGAGTGGCCAGCCAGTCCATGATCACCATGGTTTTGATGGTCAGGTTGAGGTACGTGTCCGCAAAGCTGCTTTGCAGCAAGTCACTGTGCTGCAGGTTCTCCTGCTGGAGCTTCTCCTGGACATCTGCTCCTCCGGAGAGGCCCAGCATGAACAGCGTCAGCACAGCCTGGCCTTGAACCACGCTCTCGTTGCCCCACGTCTGCCGGATGGCGTCCCGAGCAGCAAGGTTATCTGGTGCCACCGGAACCATCAGGACCAGGAAAGGAGTCTTGGCCCGGCACACCTCCTCGTTGTCCATGATGAAGTGGTAGTTGCGCGGGTAGGACTGACTGACAGTGGTCAGTGCGGCGGGGCCTTGCGTGGTTTTGTTCATGCCCGTTGGTTGGACTTGATACGGAGGAGGTCGATTGAACCGAGTGCTTTGGTTGAGAAAGCGGTGGTAGTACCCGTGGAGGGGAAAGCTACGCCAGATTGACAGAGTGCTGGTGGACAGCATGCTACACAagaccagcagcaccaggacaagCAGAGACAGGAACCAGGAGAGCAACAGAGGCTTCTTGTGACGACAAAGACCTTTAGCCAGGGATCTAGGAAAGAGAGGTCAGAGTTAAAACTGGtggaaaacaggaagtagagtCTCAAGGATGTACGGACAAACCTCTCTGGATTGCTGTGACACCAAATAAATGTTATAGAGAGTGGTATGTATCGGGTATGTGGACCATCACAGGGATGATGCTGCTCAGAAACTCTCATGCCTCATTCACACAATGCACAAAGGGTATTTGTCCGTATTTTGTTGCTTTGGGTTTGGGTTCGATGGCGTTACTCataagagcagaggaggagctttAGCTCTGTGTGGACAGCGGTTCATCTGAAATGACCTCTATGCTGCTTCGTCCATGTTCAGGTCTCGGCTACGTGGTGACGTCAACGTCTGAGTTCACTGTATCCAGTGATCCACACAACAGCTGGTTTATTACAGTTGTGTGAACCCAAAATAAAGATGTTCGCTGTGAAATAATCGGATCCAAATGATGCAGAAATAACGACATAATGATGGtgatttttaaagtaaaagGGCCAACGACACATATAAACAACAGCAACCAAAGCTGTAAATTTCCTAGCTGAAGCTAGCTGGATGCGCTCATGCTAACGACACATATTTGAAATAACATTCTTCATGATTTATTAGATGCACCTGACGAGGATCAGCgtattagagggggggggggggggggggccgagtcACGAGGCTGGCTTTTGTATCGGACGAGACATCGGCAGTCTTCGACCGTACGTTGTCCACTCTGTCAATCATgttcaaattaaacaaacaaatgtcaaaCTTAAATAAACGACGTGAACGAGAACACGAGTTTGCAGAGTTTTCTACGTGAGCGACGGCGTGTGAGTCAGGAAGCAGCGTCCGGGGCGAATGAGCCGCCTGAGGAGGCCACACCAGGCTCACCTGCACCTGGATTAAACCAAACACTGTGACATAAGGGGACCTTTAATTCAGTACAAATCGGTCCCATTGCCCCTTTAGGGTCTCCACCCTCCGGATGCAACAGTCCCACTATGAAGCCGGAATCCTGACAGTAATGTTTAACTTCAGTTGTTGGACTTTGAACCCTTGACGGGGTTTGATGTGAAAAGTGAGATTACATTGATCTAGGAGTGTTGAATTCAAATGACTACAAGACggatgtaaacaaaccaactcccACCAGTCCGTCACCATAGTGACAGTCCTGGTTGCTCCGACGTTTGCGTGCATCATGAGTAAACAAATTGACATGCACATGTTAAAAGGTCTTATCTCTTCCACCATAAGGTGTGTTCGACTGTGGGTGTCTTGATTAAGCACGTGGGAGGTTTTATCcaaatgtgtaaatatcagtATATATCTTGCAGGTTATGACAAAAGGAGGATGGCCCACTTCactaataaaaatgtttcagaTTTGTCTTCAATAAAAAGCACTTTCAGGATGATTATTCCTTTGGAATTATACGTCCAAACCCCTACGAGATCATAGCACAACACTTTAACATTCTCTCTCCGAAGGACGAGATTGATAAAGTGAAGGCCACATTTTCAGAGATTATAGTGTAGGAGTTGAAGTTCTTACCTTACCAGGTTCCCACCTGAGCAGCACCTTCGGCCCCCCCAAACGTCCAGAGGAGGAATCATTTTCACGTCGCTCATGATCAATACTCAATGGCTTTATGGTCCCAGGTAGCTCACGGCCACGTCGATAGTGTCAGTCTGTGTGAGTGGATCCGTACAGGAAgcatctcctccccctctggatcgcacacacacactcacacacacacacacacacacacacctactttAACAAAGCAGCGTTATGAATGTTAGGTCTTGACTTGATGGGCGCTCTGCATTGTCTCTCTGGATGGATTCTTTGGAGTGTTACTTAGAGAAATCACATGACGTCTTCACAGCAGGAATAAATGTCCTCTTATCTGTGTTCTTGTCCTTGTATTAATACCAACAGACACATTCTGACCTTTCATTAGGAAACAAGCAAACTAAAGAGCCGGAGGGGGTGTGAGGCTCAAGACCCGTCCGCCTCGTTCAACCAGTCTAGTGTGTTTGTCCCAAGAGGTGAGAGAAGCTTTGCATTCTAgggtttcttcctcctccttctttaaaGGTCCCTGAGAGTTTAGATCGTATTGATCCACTTTGTCCTCATGTTGTTCCTGTTAAAGTCATCATAGTAAGATTATTAAAACCTGTCTAAAGGGTACCTCGCTAATGTGTTCGTTCAGTTTAAACAAATCCATCTTGCTGTGAGATCCTCAATCCAAAGTGTCCTTCATCCTCCTGGGAGAAGACTTTTGACGTGGTTCCAGGTCTGTTCCTTATCTCCTGCAGTTCCAAACACCAAGCCAACTTCAACTCGCCTTCTGGCCCcagtttgttttgaaaaaatacgAGTGAAAACGGGTCATGTGAACTTCCTCTTCATCGGAGCACCcacagcatgggggggggggggggggttcagggtaGGACATCAGCCCCCCAGCACACAATCCAATGGAGGTTTAGAATCATGTGTTAGTGAAATCTGGATCAACTTTGTTTCTACTGAACATGAGTGGAAGTTGAAGTGCTTCAT is part of the Pungitius pungitius chromosome 9, fPunPun2.1, whole genome shotgun sequence genome and harbors:
- the LOC119218326 gene encoding beta-1,3-galactosyltransferase 2-like translates to MLSTSTLSIWRSFPLHGYYHRFLNQSTRFNRPPPYQVQPTGMNKTTQGPAALTTVSQSYPRNYHFIMDNEEVCRAKTPFLVLMVPVAPDNLAARDAIRQTWGNESVVQGQAVLTLFMLGLSGGADVQEKLQQENLQHSDLLQSSFADTYLNLTIKTMVIMDWLATRCPTAAYAMKIDSDMFLNIDNLVLMLQKPGTPKVDYLTGMLMWNRPVVRSKDSKWYVPLEMYPDPTYPTYTLGMGYVFSNDLPKKFVEVSKSIRPFNIEDAYIGMCMKKLGLAPTSPPDPSQFRAYNQRYDRCEYSKIITYILGSSQDLVNYWTDLKKPGPPC